One stretch of Lachnospiraceae bacterium oral taxon 096 DNA includes these proteins:
- a CDS encoding LPS biosynthesis protein, whose amino-acid sequence MKIEGNQKELDAMVEFHKGNRVEGLRLQEEFAAEFRKEYKDKDHCPCLKACRYHGNCKECVAIHRAHQEHVPNCMRPLINKKLKLMSELTEHTLANEIEAPHEILRK is encoded by the coding sequence ATGAAGATTGAAGGGAACCAGAAAGAACTGGATGCAATGGTAGAATTTCATAAGGGAAACCGTGTCGAGGGGCTGAGACTGCAAGAAGAATTTGCAGCGGAATTTCGTAAGGAGTATAAAGACAAAGATCACTGTCCTTGCCTGAAAGCCTGTCGTTATCACGGAAACTGTAAGGAATGTGTAGCAATCCACAGAGCGCATCAGGAACATGTTCCTAATTGTATGCGACCATTGATTAATAAAAAATTGAAATTGATGTCAGAATTAACAGAGCATACCTTGGCAAATGAAATAGAAGCTCCACATGAGATTTTAAGAAAATAG
- a CDS encoding GNAT family N-acetyltransferase → MRTAFPTNEQIPMWLLRVLAFRKNVNFRAFYDDDQFCGVLYTAEDNKYIFVLYLAVDDRIRSKGYGTKILDWLKQNTEKEFLFIIRKEFLILNVDLLMKAKPILYSHLILSTLTRKSTKRS, encoded by the coding sequence ATGAGAACAGCATTTCCCACAAATGAGCAGATACCGATGTGGCTGTTGAGAGTGTTGGCATTTCGCAAAAATGTCAATTTCAGAGCCTTTTATGATGATGACCAGTTCTGTGGAGTTTTGTATACAGCTGAGGATAATAAATATATTTTTGTGCTTTATCTGGCAGTAGATGACCGAATCAGATCAAAAGGCTATGGTACGAAGATACTTGACTGGTTGAAACAGAATACAGAAAAAGAATTTCTTTTTATAATCAGAAAGGAATTTTTGATACTGAATGTAGATTTATTGATGAAGGCGAAACCTATTCTGTACTCGCATCTGATATTGAGCACTTTAACTCGAAAGAGTACGAAACGCTCCTGA
- a CDS encoding GNAT family N-acetyltransferase, which produces MGIKFERGINKNNIELLCRWSNELGSAFQEQWMGSQIPYPLTYDKIKKLENKFSIFNEEEFIGMIQEVRIEEDNIHIGRFILNPQKTGLGFGTEALKEFIDFIFKDENIRSISLSVFDFNKNAKQVYDKLGFEVDEVIETPKLKYIMKKHR; this is translated from the coding sequence ATGGGCATTAAATTTGAAAGAGGGATCAATAAAAATAATATTGAACTTTTATGTCGTTGGTCCAATGAACTAGGCTCAGCGTTTCAGGAGCAATGGATGGGCTCTCAAATTCCTTATCCATTGACCTATGATAAAATTAAAAAATTGGAAAATAAGTTTTCTATCTTTAATGAGGAAGAGTTCATTGGAATGATACAAGAGGTGCGAATCGAAGAAGATAACATCCATATAGGAAGATTTATATTAAATCCTCAAAAAACAGGATTGGGTTTTGGGACAGAAGCGTTGAAAGAATTTATAGATTTTATTTTCAAAGATGAAAATATTAGAAGTATTTCCTTAAGCGTTTTTGATTTTAATAAAAATGCAAAGCAGGTTTATGATAAGCTTGGATTTGAAGTTGATGAAGTGATTGAAACTCCAAAACTAAAATATATTATGAAAAAACACAGATAA
- a CDS encoding EamA family transporter, producing MNKSGKTMAVIMALVAATFYAINTPFSKVLLEKVTPTFMASFLYLGAGIGVGIMYLFHSKSEKNIEKLTKADLPYTVGMIVLDILAPIFLMIGINIGSASNASLLGNFEIVATTLIALFIFKEVVTSRLWVAIGFITLSSIVLSFEGSGSFKFSLGSLFVILATCCWGLENNCTRMISDKSTYEIVILKGIFSGTGSFIIAILLGESIPDIKYILISMLLGFVAYGLSIFLYIRAQRDLGAAKTSAYYAIAPFIGTFLSFVVDGDRLTKVYFIGLIFMIIGSVIVVYDTMLKNHIHYHVHTIVHTHNGSTHKHIIKHEHTHSHLGSDEKHNHHHDDYINSDEHKRIHEEK from the coding sequence ATGAATAAGAGTGGAAAAACAATGGCGGTAATTATGGCATTAGTGGCAGCAACATTCTATGCGATAAATACTCCGTTTTCTAAAGTCCTCTTGGAAAAAGTGACACCGACATTTATGGCTTCATTTTTGTATCTTGGAGCTGGAATTGGTGTAGGTATAATGTATCTGTTTCATTCAAAGTCAGAGAAGAATATTGAAAAGTTGACAAAGGCAGATTTGCCATACACTGTCGGAATGATTGTCCTTGATATTTTGGCACCTATATTCTTGATGATTGGAATAAATATAGGTTCAGCTTCAAATGCATCATTACTTGGAAACTTTGAAATTGTAGCAACCACACTCATTGCTCTTTTTATATTTAAAGAGGTGGTAACATCAAGGCTGTGGGTTGCTATAGGATTTATTACATTGTCAAGCATAGTTCTTTCATTTGAAGGAAGCGGAAGTTTTAAGTTCTCTTTGGGTTCATTGTTTGTAATACTGGCAACATGTTGTTGGGGACTTGAAAATAATTGTACTAGAATGATTTCCGATAAAAGTACCTATGAGATTGTGATCTTAAAAGGAATATTTTCAGGTACAGGCTCATTTATAATTGCAATTCTTCTTGGAGAAAGTATACCTGATATAAAATATATTTTGATTTCAATGTTACTTGGATTTGTGGCCTACGGACTCAGTATATTTTTATATATCAGAGCACAGAGGGATTTGGGTGCAGCCAAAACCAGTGCATACTATGCCATAGCTCCTTTTATAGGCACCTTCTTATCATTTGTGGTGGACGGTGACAGGCTGACAAAAGTTTATTTTATTGGACTTATCTTTATGATAATCGGGAGCGTGATTGTCGTATATGATACAATGTTAAAAAATCATATACATTACCATGTACATACGATTGTTCACACACATAATGGTTCAACACATAAGCATATAATTAAGCATGAGCATACTCACTCCCATCTGGGTTCGGATGAAAAACATAATCATCATCATGATGATTATATAAACAGTGATGAGCATAAGAGAATACATGAGGAAAAGTAG
- a CDS encoding Rrf2 family transcriptional regulator: MQISSRFTIALHIFACVEYFKDKEKITSDFLSGSIRSNPVIIRNILSQLKKAGLINVVRGTGGIEIIKEPSEITFYDVYKAVEVVKEEGLFHFHEEPNPACPVGKNIHSILDSKLSEIQDAMENKMKGYTLLDIEKGIKEISD, translated from the coding sequence ATGCAGATATCAAGCAGATTTACAATAGCATTACATATTTTTGCATGTGTAGAATATTTTAAAGATAAAGAGAAGATAACCAGTGACTTTCTATCAGGCAGTATAAGGTCAAATCCGGTAATTATCAGAAACATTCTTTCTCAGTTAAAGAAAGCCGGACTGATAAATGTAGTCAGAGGAACCGGAGGTATAGAGATTATAAAAGAGCCGTCTGAGATAACATTTTATGATGTTTATAAGGCGGTTGAAGTGGTTAAAGAAGAGGGACTGTTTCATTTCCATGAGGAGCCAAATCCTGCTTGCCCTGTAGGGAAAAATATACATAGCATATTGGACAGTAAGCTTAGTGAAATACAGGATGCTATGGAAAATAAGATGAAAGGCTATACTCTTTTGGATATTGAAAAGGGTATAAAGGAGATTTCAGACTAA
- a CDS encoding protein-ADP-ribose hydrolase, whose translation MNQKEKLDYLIEAFKEDSGEYKNLKVPVDTDGKKRILRSLMNIRMPREMNTEVLKIQDEYLREAINENGIVKLSDIDTVEDSISIWQGDITRLKVDAIVNAANSQMLGCFIPMHTCIDNCIHTFAGVELRNECNKKMNQLRIRYGRDYEQPTAIPMLTDAYNLPAKKVIHIVGPIVQGGLSKRNEEDLKNCYKNTLDLCVENRLKSVAFCCISTGVFHFPNKRAAEIAVATVREWLKENQGKMDLVIFNVFKDEDKKYYEKEILV comes from the coding sequence ATGAATCAAAAAGAAAAACTTGATTATCTCATAGAGGCTTTTAAAGAAGATTCTGGAGAGTACAAGAACTTAAAAGTACCTGTTGATACAGACGGAAAGAAAAGAATACTACGTTCTCTTATGAATATCAGAATGCCAAGGGAAATGAATACTGAGGTATTAAAAATACAAGATGAGTATCTAAGAGAAGCTATAAATGAAAATGGTATAGTAAAGCTTTCCGATATAGATACAGTGGAAGATTCTATCTCTATATGGCAGGGAGATATTACCAGGCTAAAGGTGGATGCAATAGTCAATGCTGCAAATTCACAAATGCTCGGTTGCTTTATTCCTATGCATACCTGTATTGATAATTGTATACATACATTTGCTGGTGTGGAGCTTAGAAATGAATGTAACAAAAAAATGAATCAGCTACGGATTCGTTATGGCAGGGATTATGAACAACCTACAGCAATTCCTATGCTCACAGATGCTTATAATCTTCCGGCAAAAAAGGTGATTCATATCGTCGGCCCTATTGTACAGGGGGGACTTAGCAAAAGGAATGAGGAAGATCTTAAAAACTGTTATAAAAACACTTTAGATCTTTGCGTTGAAAACAGATTGAAAAGCGTGGCATTTTGCTGTATATCCACCGGAGTATTTCATTTTCCGAATAAAAGAGCAGCCGAAATTGCAGTAGCAACTGTAAGAGAATGGCTAAAAGAAAATCAAGGTAAAATGGACCTTGTAATATTTAATGTGTTTAAGGATGAAGATAAGAAATATTACGAGAAAGAAATTTTGGTATAA
- a CDS encoding nucleotidyl transferase AbiEii/AbiGii toxin family protein, whose product MKNVARLPENDRRELFRNTADKMGLNDAIIEKDFWVCFTLDYLFHRCYWKDTITFKGGTSLSKAFNLISRFSEDIDLILDWRVLGYGKDEPWEQRSNTKQDAFNKEANARAEVFLAEQFCPTIQSELSQELGCEAKIYIDEKDKQTVIFAYPHLFTNSATMQVIRLEIGALAAWTPAKTARIEPYVATYYPKVFTQKDTAILTVAPERTFWEKATILHHEANRPEKLEMPQRYSRHYYDLYRMSISPVKESAFAEVELLKTVVDFKMKFYPRAWAKYPEAVPGTLKLVPPEYRFVILAADYEAMKDMLYGDVPTFDTVMSAVSELEKEINAL is encoded by the coding sequence ATGAAAAATGTAGCACGCTTGCCGGAAAACGACCGGCGTGAGCTCTTCCGAAATACAGCTGATAAAATGGGATTGAATGATGCCATCATAGAAAAAGATTTTTGGGTATGCTTTACTCTGGATTATCTTTTCCACCGATGCTATTGGAAGGACACTATTACTTTCAAAGGCGGAACAAGTCTTTCCAAGGCATTCAATTTGATTAGCCGCTTTTCCGAAGATATTGACCTGATTTTGGATTGGAGGGTGTTGGGATACGGTAAGGACGAGCCGTGGGAACAGCGCTCTAATACTAAGCAGGATGCCTTCAACAAAGAAGCTAATGCACGGGCAGAGGTTTTCCTTGCTGAGCAGTTTTGCCCCACCATTCAGTCAGAACTCTCTCAGGAGCTTGGTTGTGAAGCAAAAATATATATAGATGAAAAGGACAAGCAGACCGTTATATTTGCCTATCCGCACCTATTTACAAATTCTGCTACCATGCAGGTCATTCGTTTGGAAATCGGTGCGCTGGCCGCTTGGACACCTGCAAAAACAGCCCGGATAGAGCCATATGTTGCAACCTATTACCCGAAAGTTTTTACACAAAAGGATACGGCTATTTTGACTGTTGCGCCTGAGCGAACTTTTTGGGAAAAGGCAACGATCCTACACCATGAGGCCAATAGACCGGAGAAATTAGAAATGCCGCAGCGTTATTCAAGACATTACTACGACCTTTACCGTATGTCAATATCGCCGGTGAAGGAATCCGCCTTTGCCGAGGTGGAATTGCTGAAAACAGTGGTAGACTTCAAAATGAAGTTTTATCCGAGAGCTTGGGCAAAGTATCCGGAAGCTGTTCCCGGCACTTTGAAACTGGTTCCCCCGGAGTATCGATTTGTGATATTGGCTGCAGATTATGAAGCAATGAAGGATATGCTCTATGGTGATGTTCCTACATTTGATACTGTCATGAGTGCAGTCAGTGAATTAGAAAAAGAAATCAACGCACTGTAA
- a CDS encoding AAA family ATPase, whose amino-acid sequence MKPNKDENLRGDYNNCLSGIHNSSLKDIYVKGIESLKYGNGLGLFDEKDWYFATQKAGEEKKVSSTNGKIPERVKQGINDIIDCLIKQMQKEYKEYKESKIEDTPQYSLLLSNKQLIMNGAPGTGKTYSARNIIADILFDTLCESENKKEEIKKVRMDMVQFHPSYDYTDFIDGIRPNLSGNELKYSLKNGSFKSFCRRAGVIERILAAGKKVDAGSIEDFLIGEDESIKKFWESEIEKGELKKEIDKVDESKDIVEFDPSKLPSFLFIIDEINRAEISKVLGEIMYCLDPDYRGIKGMISTQYSALATDETFFINKDNDKFFIPSNVYIIGTMNDIDRSVEVFDFALRRRFAWYEVKPDKVMDDVLKSMGIETLLEQNYENYKTKIDDLNDAIVDKLKLSKHYYLGPSYFAKIKLYYDEGKDYKEAVEKVWDNHISQILNEYVKGRGKENEVENIRENFISNISNSGEGDEK is encoded by the coding sequence GTGAAGCCAAACAAAGACGAGAATCTAAGGGGTGACTACAATAATTGCTTATCAGGAATACATAATAGCAGCCTTAAAGACATTTATGTAAAGGGGATTGAAAGCTTAAAATATGGTAATGGACTAGGTTTATTTGATGAAAAAGACTGGTACTTTGCAACACAAAAAGCAGGCGAAGAAAAAAAAGTTTCTTCTACAAATGGCAAAATACCTGAAAGAGTAAAACAAGGAATAAACGATATAATTGACTGTCTTATTAAACAGATGCAAAAAGAGTATAAAGAATATAAAGAATCTAAAATAGAAGATACTCCTCAGTATAGTTTACTATTATCGAATAAGCAGCTTATTATGAACGGTGCACCGGGAACCGGAAAGACATACTCAGCAAGAAATATTATAGCAGATATACTGTTTGATACCCTATGCGAAAGTGAAAATAAAAAAGAAGAAATCAAGAAAGTCAGAATGGATATGGTACAGTTTCATCCGTCATATGACTATACAGACTTTATAGACGGTATCAGACCCAACTTGTCAGGTAATGAGCTGAAGTATTCACTTAAAAATGGTTCTTTCAAATCTTTTTGTCGTAGGGCAGGTGTAATAGAAAGAATACTTGCAGCAGGTAAAAAGGTTGATGCCGGCAGTATAGAGGATTTTTTGATTGGAGAAGATGAGTCAATCAAAAAGTTTTGGGAGTCGGAAATAGAGAAAGGGGAACTGAAAAAAGAAATTGATAAGGTAGATGAAAGTAAAGATATTGTAGAGTTTGACCCAAGTAAACTTCCAAGTTTTCTCTTTATTATTGATGAAATAAATCGTGCAGAAATTTCAAAGGTATTAGGGGAGATTATGTACTGCCTTGATCCGGATTACAGAGGAATAAAAGGTATGATTTCAACACAATATTCTGCATTGGCAACGGATGAAACATTTTTTATAAATAAGGATAACGATAAATTCTTTATACCTTCAAATGTCTATATTATCGGTACTATGAATGATATAGATAGAAGCGTCGAGGTGTTTGATTTTGCACTGAGAAGACGTTTTGCATGGTATGAGGTAAAGCCTGATAAAGTGATGGATGATGTGTTAAAGTCTATGGGAATAGAAACCTTACTTGAGCAAAATTATGAAAATTATAAAACTAAAATAGACGATCTTAATGATGCTATTGTGGACAAATTAAAGCTTAGCAAGCATTATTATCTTGGTCCTTCATACTTTGCCAAAATTAAGCTGTACTATGATGAGGGTAAAGATTATAAAGAGGCTGTAGAAAAAGTTTGGGACAATCATATTTCACAGATTCTAAATGAGTATGTCAAGGGCAGAGGCAAAGAAAATGAGGTTGAAAATATTAGAGAAAATTTTATTTCTAATATTTCTAATTCAGGAGAAGGCGATGAAAAATAA
- a CDS encoding ABC transporter permease: MKQISLNKSISIEFTKNKYLISVFLLFIVTALNYFYLSYEDFPKGQEWQRIFSSIPFLNTMLISIMMSVLASRCIDIENKGNMWNTLPTLESRKKLFSSKLLFGLIHIALFCFIQTIMILYLGIKFMIGGGFPIFALLQTEFAEIIFGMIIFQLQCLLSLKFRNQFAALSIAFGGTLAGVFIAFVSKSALTPWSVLFSLSTVTMDYDSATREMLLSWNAIDIKAILISLLYFFVTHKVSLLVFNNPETGNFKIALVNRKSKSAHTLLPVELIKIKRNPVWIPFVLIPLISAGIGIINFLSNQGVLSLDWADLWTQESLFLGMFFLSPLIAILASLDFRMEHLGTNWNIILTSSSRFKVLKDKWLTVATMSSICMIWIAFIYIVSGKIIGITGSIPKEFYLRIFASILCIIAISSFQCMLSLIIPSFAIPVGLAFLGNILGLLLTVKGFFYATPFSMLIYSMGSTNITGEINLPVVIITCLLYIFISFAIGLLYLNSTDIKTGR, encoded by the coding sequence ATGAAACAAATCAGTTTAAATAAGTCAATATCCATTGAATTTACAAAAAATAAATACCTGATTTCCGTATTCTTATTATTTATTGTAACAGCATTAAACTATTTCTACCTTTCATATGAAGACTTTCCAAAAGGACAGGAATGGCAAAGGATCTTCAGCTCGATTCCGTTTTTGAATACAATGTTGATTTCTATTATGATGTCTGTACTGGCCAGCAGATGTATAGATATAGAAAATAAAGGAAATATGTGGAATACTCTACCTACACTGGAAAGCAGGAAAAAACTCTTTTCTTCCAAGCTTTTATTCGGCTTAATACATATAGCTTTATTTTGTTTTATACAGACAATAATGATTTTATATTTAGGTATTAAATTTATGATTGGGGGAGGATTCCCAATTTTTGCATTATTGCAGACTGAATTTGCAGAGATTATTTTCGGAATGATTATATTTCAGCTTCAATGTCTGCTGTCCTTAAAATTCAGGAATCAATTTGCAGCACTTTCCATTGCATTCGGAGGCACACTTGCAGGTGTATTCATTGCTTTTGTAAGTAAATCGGCACTTACTCCATGGTCCGTACTTTTTTCTTTAAGTACCGTTACTATGGATTATGACTCTGCCACAAGAGAAATGCTGCTTTCATGGAATGCAATAGATATAAAAGCGATATTGATAAGCTTGTTATATTTCTTTGTTACACATAAGGTGAGTCTATTGGTATTTAATAATCCTGAAACAGGTAATTTTAAGATTGCTCTTGTAAATAGAAAAAGCAAAAGTGCTCATACCCTATTGCCTGTAGAACTTATCAAGATAAAGAGAAACCCTGTATGGATTCCCTTTGTTTTGATTCCGTTAATTTCTGCTGGTATCGGTATTATAAATTTTCTTTCAAATCAAGGAGTGTTGTCATTGGACTGGGCGGATCTTTGGACACAGGAGTCATTGTTTTTAGGTATGTTTTTCCTATCACCTTTAATTGCCATACTTGCAAGCCTTGATTTTCGTATGGAGCATCTTGGAACCAACTGGAATATAATACTTACATCGAGTTCGCGTTTCAAAGTATTAAAAGATAAATGGCTTACCGTAGCCACAATGTCATCTATTTGTATGATATGGATTGCATTTATCTATATTGTTTCAGGAAAGATTATTGGAATTACAGGAAGCATACCGAAAGAATTCTATTTAAGAATCTTTGCAAGTATACTTTGTATCATTGCTATTTCAAGCTTTCAGTGTATGCTTTCACTGATCATACCTTCATTTGCAATACCTGTCGGACTTGCCTTCCTTGGAAATATTTTAGGGCTTCTTCTCACCGTAAAGGGATTTTTCTATGCAACACCTTTTTCAATGCTGATATACTCTATGGGAAGCACAAATATAACCGGTGAAATAAATCTGCCTGTTGTAATAATAACTTGTTTACTCTATATTTTTATTTCTTTTGCCATAGGATTGCTTTATCTGAACAGTACTGATATAAAGACAGGGAGGTAG
- a CDS encoding ATP-binding cassette domain-containing protein codes for MTDTILETKNLTKKNRVHDLSMSVPKSCVYGFLGPNGAGKSTTLKMILGLIKKDSGEIKLFGEKVSNKNLLNLLRQTGSLIENPGGYPHLTGLENMQIIAKLKGVKETEIEKALQTVRLYEQRDKKLAAYSLGMKQRLGIAMALLGDPKLLILDEPTNGLDPAGIMEIRKLITSLPKEKEMTVLISSHLLNEIEQMADYVGIINHGQMLYQGKLSNLESSGKSLEQIFLELTGEKESL; via the coding sequence ATGACGGATACAATACTTGAAACAAAAAATTTAACTAAAAAAAATCGTGTACATGACTTATCCATGAGTGTGCCGAAATCCTGTGTATACGGATTTCTTGGGCCGAACGGAGCAGGAAAAAGCACTACATTGAAAATGATTTTAGGACTTATAAAAAAAGACTCAGGAGAGATTAAACTCTTTGGTGAAAAAGTTTCAAACAAGAATCTTTTAAATCTGCTTCGTCAAACAGGTAGTCTTATAGAAAATCCCGGAGGATATCCTCATTTAACAGGACTTGAAAATATGCAAATCATAGCAAAGTTAAAAGGTGTCAAAGAAACTGAAATAGAAAAAGCTCTGCAAACAGTAAGACTGTATGAACAAAGAGATAAAAAGCTTGCCGCTTATTCACTTGGTATGAAGCAAAGGCTTGGTATCGCTATGGCACTTCTTGGAGATCCAAAATTACTCATATTGGATGAGCCTACCAACGGCCTTGATCCTGCCGGAATAATGGAGATTAGAAAACTTATAACTTCCCTACCGAAAGAAAAAGAGATGACTGTACTTATCTCAAGCCATCTGCTCAATGAGATAGAACAAATGGCTGACTATGTAGGTATTATAAATCATGGTCAAATGCTGTACCAGGGAAAGCTCTCAAATCTTGAATCATCAGGTAAGAGTTTGGAGCAGATTTTCCTTGAGCTTACCGGAGAAAAGGAGTCATTATGA
- a CDS encoding response regulator transcription factor produces MEKKDCKILIIDDETELSKVLGDILKNDGYTDIEYAKNLKEGRERVNSCQIHLILLDVMLGDGNGFDFYEELKRVGIFPKLPVIFLSARDEDEDRLHGLGLGADDYITKPFLPKELLLRIGAVLRRCYSLDENTSDIVLGESTVSIEGGIVKKNGSIITLTAKELALFSILYRNKGRIVTTDILCEELWPDGSFGLENSLIVHMRHLREKIEKDPSKPIFLKTVRGLGYKMEKI; encoded by the coding sequence ATGGAAAAGAAAGATTGTAAAATCCTGATAATTGATGATGAAACAGAATTGTCAAAGGTTTTAGGAGATATTTTAAAAAATGACGGATATACAGATATAGAATATGCTAAGAATCTAAAGGAAGGAAGAGAAAGAGTGAATAGTTGTCAGATTCATCTTATTTTACTTGATGTAATGCTTGGAGACGGCAACGGGTTTGATTTTTATGAGGAATTAAAAAGAGTAGGTATATTTCCAAAACTGCCGGTTATCTTCCTGTCGGCAAGAGATGAGGATGAAGACAGACTTCACGGTCTTGGACTGGGGGCGGATGACTATATAACAAAGCCCTTCCTCCCGAAAGAATTGTTGCTCCGTATCGGTGCGGTACTTAGAAGATGTTACTCGCTTGATGAAAACACTTCAGATATTGTTTTAGGTGAAAGTACAGTTTCTATAGAGGGAGGTATTGTAAAAAAGAATGGAAGTATCATAACTTTGACAGCTAAAGAACTCGCATTATTTTCAATTCTTTATAGAAATAAGGGTAGGATAGTAACTACAGATATACTTTGTGAAGAGCTTTGGCCGGACGGCAGCTTCGGACTTGAAAATTCTTTAATTGTACATATGCGTCATTTAAGAGAAAAGATAGAAAAGGATCCTTCAAAACCGATTTTCTTAAAGACAGTAAGAGGTCTGGGATATAAGATGGAGAAGATATGA
- a CDS encoding HAMP domain-containing histidine kinase, giving the protein MRKSLERRLQFILWVLVFAIAILFVDFIICMAVMYKSSYTNYTDASEIMDNLSYNTSEYVLSDEESTQLQKNNEFAFLLDNNGNIVWYENMPESLKKSKYTLQDVAKFTRYYLDDYPVRTYIVSEDRLLIVGKLNVDIWKYTLEYDANNVLTFLEITPVLFIFNIILFIFVSIRMYKARQRRIEEERVEWIAGVSHDIRTPLAVILGNTQMIPKESDMDEIKRKAEIIESQGLRIRALVENLNITSKLDFGTKRFEKSKICLSTLIRKIVSNAINSLDIDAQSKYDFELNIEDELQKYEISLNEELFERAVINLLNNAFRHNPDGCQVYINLYKENKKMILEIGDSGSGVPAEILQRLNQSSYAESKSIGKHGLGLKIVKKVVEFHRWKVRFTNGENAGFVCRMEIK; this is encoded by the coding sequence ATGAGAAAAAGTTTAGAGAGAAGATTGCAATTTATACTATGGGTACTTGTTTTTGCCATAGCCATATTGTTTGTGGATTTTATAATCTGTATGGCGGTGATGTACAAAAGCTCATATACAAACTATACAGATGCAAGCGAAATAATGGACAATTTATCATACAATACCAGTGAGTATGTTTTAAGTGATGAAGAAAGCACACAGTTACAGAAGAATAATGAATTTGCTTTTTTACTGGATAATAACGGGAATATTGTATGGTATGAAAATATGCCGGAATCTTTGAAAAAATCAAAGTATACTTTACAGGATGTAGCGAAGTTTACAAGGTATTATCTGGATGACTATCCTGTACGCACTTATATAGTCAGTGAAGACCGATTGCTGATTGTCGGAAAGTTGAATGTGGATATATGGAAATATACTCTGGAATATGATGCGAATAATGTTTTGACATTCTTAGAAATAACACCTGTATTATTTATTTTTAATATCATTTTGTTTATCTTTGTTTCGATAAGGATGTATAAAGCAAGACAAAGAAGAATTGAGGAAGAAAGAGTAGAGTGGATTGCCGGAGTTTCTCATGATATCAGGACACCGCTTGCTGTTATTTTAGGCAATACACAAATGATTCCTAAAGAAAGTGATATGGATGAGATAAAAAGAAAAGCTGAGATTATTGAAAGTCAAGGGCTACGCATCAGAGCATTGGTAGAGAATTTAAATATTACAAGTAAGCTTGATTTCGGTACAAAAAGATTTGAAAAAAGTAAGATTTGTTTAAGTACACTAATCAGAAAGATTGTAAGTAATGCGATAAATTCACTTGATATTGATGCACAGTCTAAGTATGATTTTGAACTGAATATAGAGGATGAGTTGCAAAAATATGAAATTTCATTAAACGAAGAACTTTTTGAAAGAGCCGTTATAAATCTTTTAAACAATGCTTTTCGCCACAATCCTGACGGATGCCAAGTATATATAAATCTATATAAAGAAAATAAAAAAATGATTTTGGAGATAGGAGATAGCGGAAGCGGAGTACCGGCTGAAATTTTGCAAAGATTGAATCAAAGTTCATATGCCGAGAGCAAAAGCATTGGAAAACATGGACTTGGACTTAAGATAGTTAAGAAAGTAGTGGAGTTTCATAGATGGAAGGTGAGATTTACTAATGGTGAGAATGCAGGATTTGTTTGCAGGATGGAAATAAAATAA
- a CDS encoding helix-turn-helix transcriptional regulator, with protein MKNLKLKSARAAKDLSQQQLADLVGVSRQTINAIEKGDYNPTIRLCLSICHTLDKTLDELFWEEE; from the coding sequence ATGAAAAACCTTAAATTAAAATCCGCCAGAGCCGCCAAAGACCTCTCCCAACAGCAGCTTGCAGATCTGGTCGGTGTCAGCCGTCAAACAATAAATGCGATAGAAAAGGGAGACTACAATCCCACAATTCGTCTTTGCCTATCCATCTGCCACACACTTGATAAGACTTTGGATGAATTATTCTGGGAAGAAGAATAA